Part of the Engystomops pustulosus chromosome 4, aEngPut4.maternal, whole genome shotgun sequence genome is shown below.
ATACCTCCTTGTGGTACATACCTAGCAAATCCTACAGCATGATTAAGGCAGTCTGCAAGAATTGCCTGTCTCTCCTCATCTTGCTCTACTACTAATTTTTCCAGAAGAATTTTGAATTTCTCCATTAACGGATTCAGAAGATTTCTCATGAGAATACTTTTGCGCTCAGCAGGATAATCGCTATTTACTATAAGCACACCTGCAGTCTCGTATATGAAGAGCTGATCATCGCTGCTCAGCAGCATCTGGTAACCATTTtcctacacaaaaaaaaaaaacataagtagTATAAATGAAAAGAactctaaacaaaaaaaaaaaaaaattacatttacataTATGCCTAATAAAAACTTGTTCAAACTGgctctggaaagaagctaaaggtTTTCCAGTTAAGAATCTGAATAGATCCACAGAACAGGCGCTCAATATCAGATATGTGGTGGTCCAACACAAAGACCCCAAATACAGCTGTTGCAGCTGATAAAGGATCAGGAAGCAAACAGATGTGCTCTCTGTGTAGTGATAAATCCACTAATGTGAATAGGAGACTAGCTGCAGTGACTAGCACTACAGTTCTGAGATCTGAGCTGTTTGCTTCCAGTTTTATTCTTCATTTATCCACTGCAATATGGTGCCAAGTGCTTAGACAGCTATTATATGGTGTTATTTTTAATTTGATTCTGAGGACCCATCCTTCAAAAATAGGTAATCAatatttagacaaaaaaaaataaaaaatacaataaaaaagatACAACACACACAATTGCAAAGCGACTCAAACTCACTGGTGGCGAGAGTTCCAGAAGATCTTGAATCCTACTCAATATATCTTCCACAAAGGCATTCATGTGCTTACTAGAGGACAGAGAAAATAGCAAAAAGTGACCATTAACAGTCGACACATAAGCAGAGTATTCGTAGCCATAATATCAGCTTGTGATTAATTCATTTGCAGAATCGCCTGTCACACAGATCCCAAACTCTGGTGGGATCTCAGATTGCAGCATTCTCTGATATTTTTCTCTTAACAAAGAACAACCCCAGTCGTAGAAGTGTTGATGGGGCTGTCCAACGAGGGGCTGTCCATTTTCCTCAACCGTGTGCAGAGCCCAAGAGTCAGTTCACATTTCGGTTATTTAAGCAGTTTTTTTgcattattgtgagccaaaaccaggtgtggcGATTTTATAGAGTTGAGGAATAATGAGAAAATAACGCATCTGTTTATTGCACAataatctgtacaaaaaaaacccatataaAATAACTGTAGAGTATAGAAAGTGGGAGAGTCCATAGGGTTCCCACTTGATGGTAGCCTTCTACAGATCCCATAACGCCTATGGTGTACCTCCACTACTTCCATAACAGCcctgtgtgcagtctcctttcACCTTCCTATCCTTTCTACAGGATACATAATACTTCTAACAGTGAACCTCAGTTCTGCAGTCAATAGCTTCCCAGCCTCCAGCTGCTCCAAAccacttaacgaccaggccctatttagtttttgcatttccaaattgcaattcatagtaacagtatttaatatttcatgccatgtactgggaagaaggaaaaaaaaatccaaattcagtgaaattggggaaaaatgcattttgcgccatattcttgtgggcttgatttTTACCTCTTTCATTgagctctttattctttgggtcagtacgatcacgggcataacaaatttgtataggttttataacgtttCAACCAATCACAAaatttaaaacctcatgtacaaacaaacaactttgttttgccatctggcgataactttttcatactgtgggGTACGGAGATGTGGATGGTGTCTGACatgtcaatgctaccattttgaagactgtacagcactttttatcgatttttttttatgttttgaaaaatggcaaaaaagtggcattttcgcctttgggtgccattttctgttaaccccttaccgccacAACCCTTTTTTCcgattttgcattttcatttttcactccccaccttacaTTTATCACTCATGGCAATAATCTTTCCATTGTGTTTTATTCTAAATTATGTAAAAATACCAATAAAATATACAACTAATGGTGGAAAACTGAGCACAAAGGAAAAGTCAAAAAGGTAAAATCCTTGAAAACCCATTAAAGGCCATGATGTGGTACAAGTTAATAGATTTTAATGGCCTCTTACAGTGAATGATTAACCGGCCAATATTAAACAATGATCAAAGAAATATATAAAGGGAAAAAATTCTAATATGCACTGTACATTCGTTATACTTACTGTAGGGACTTCACAAATCTTGAGAAAAGGTAGGCTGTTCTACTACGGACTTTCGGACTAGAATGGCGCAGGCCTCTGTGATCCAAAAACGCCATCTGCAATGTATaaccatatatacataaaatgtaCAATTGCAGTTATTGTTACTGAAGGTCAGGTAGTAAGTCTAGGGCAGTGGTTCCAACCCaataataattaccgtatatacttgtgtataaaccgagcttttcagcacaaaaaatgtgctgaaaaacatcccctcggcttatacaggagtctattaccaaaaaaaaattacccacttaaaaaaaataaacttaaatactcaccctccgatgtcagcgcgtcccgtcttctctcttctttcatggacgcggccatgttttcttcgtggccgcgcatactatgacatcagcagcggccgcgtcatagtatgcgcctgctagaagaaaacatgggcgcgtcCAATgctggaagagagaagaggagccgcggagaagaaagaagacgggacgcgccgacatcggtgggtgagtatttaagtttattttttttaagggccgtgggggctggctgtatactgccgtggcggctggctgtatactactggggggggggctggctgtatactactaggggggggggctggctgtatactactgggggggggctggcaggctgtatactactaggggggtttgaccaatgcatttcccaccctcggcttatactcgagtcagtagtttttcccagttattggtggtaaaattaggggtctcggcttatactcgggtcggcttatactcgagtatatatggtactacaaaaaaaaaaaaaaaacctgcaagatGTCAAATGCAACAGTAGAACAAACTTATGATATCATCGGTGGGAACATCCTGGCTTTAAACAATGATTTAGTTGTACAGAAGTACCAAAACCATTCCATTAATGCATATTTTTAAAGTAATAAAGATTGTACAACAgtttcaatataaaaaaaaaaagttaacttacCAGAACATTAGGAATGTGCATGGGTTCAACCGTGAAGAACTTTTCATATCTTACAACAGTTTCAAAAAATTCTAACGTAACAGATGTGTGATTGTAGGCACTCACACCCGAGGTCACCAGCTAGAGgggaaaacaaaaaacaaaaaactttaatGTATTGATATGTCACAAAGCTGTATGGGAATATAATTCTTTATCCACTTTGCCACAGTTTATAtgtagcatgggggggggggggggggggaatccaaCAGATCACAGAGCTACAGAAATCCCTAAAAACTAACCAAGAGGCAAGACCCTTTAGCCATTGGTTAATTCTTAAACTAAAGCATTGATCAAGTTCCAATTATTATTGTATGAAAGCATAGTGAGCGTTGTTTTatgtaatgaagtatattacatctTTGCTGTGCCTTTCTCTGCTCCTTCCCTCTCCTGTGATGAGCAGCATATCAGTTAAAAGTTTCCTGAAGCCACGGGTCACCTGATCCCACCAGCCAGCAGAGGAGGGACGTCTCTTTAGCTCCAGTCTAAGCAGTCTTCCAGCAGACCGATGGGCTGTGTAGTCATTACCGTTTGCAAGCCCCTCAGTCATAGCCACTCCGCAATGAATGGCTGGATGATTGTCTGGATGCCCTTGGCAAGAACCTCCATCTTGGAGTTGTTATGAAGGAGGGGGTGTACAGACAGCAACGAAAGTACAGTCTTCTCCATCGCCAGACATGGGACATCACGGGAAGTCCTGAATTCTGCTGGCTGGCGGCTTCCGGGAAACTTTAACAGTGTTAGCATTAAATGCGTGACACTATTGGGGTCATGCatctaggctacattcacatgaccgtcgggggggggggggggggaagcatgtATGGGTGCAAGCTTGCGCACGGAGCAATACTGTGccacacacatgcggcaccgtaccactccatgTATACAatgaaaacataggacatgttccATCTTTACTCATGTTACGGCTCCGTGCGCCATGCATCGCAATGGAGAGGGATGGGTCACCACCACTCCTCTTGATTGTGGCGAACGTATGCCCGCTGCGCATACGTTCGTGTGGATGTAGGTGACCAATGTCCCCAAGTCCCAAACACAACACAGCGATAAAAGCCTAAACATTAACTCCTTTCGCACCTAGAGATTCAACTCTAAGGAGATAAGACATAACTTAATTGTTGAAGGAAGGGTGAGCCAACAGTGTGCAGACAGTACATATATCTGTAGTCAACACAAACTTATGCTGATATTATTAAACAGCCTCTTAAGTGAGCATACTTGTTTTAGGACTGTCATATATGGACTTACCCCAACTATACAGTCAAAGGTCTATATTCATATTAATGCCACTGCACGTGAATGTTGGTTTAATCATGATGTTGTGTGCAATAGGCTATCCCATCAGATAGCACAAAGGGCAATTCCTTTCAGTCTTTTACACAGCACCATGAGTGAACGGACTGCCTGAGCcgaaaaactcagagcaggtcctattcctgcctgttttTGTGCCTTGGACAGGTCTTTACAGTCAGAGAACAAGACGACTTAGATTCTCTTTGCATATGGAACCTATTACTCCTGGATTCTGTTAACAGTCTACAGCAGCGATGTTATGAGGAGGTAAGTGACTGCTACAGCCATATAGCATAGCCAAAACACCACAGAGGCCAATACTAGACTGCAATAGTCAAGTTGTCATGGCTGCATCCTTATTTCAAAACAGAGACGGAGAGTAATGGGAGTCACGTGTATAATAAAGCGACTACCCAGCAATTCTGCACATCTGCCTATGCTCTACATCCCCATTAATAGTTTTCTACTGTTACTGGGCTAAAGAAACTAAATACTAATCTAAATGGATGACATACAATTTATCATTCACTACAATGTAGGGAAGGCTACCTTTCGCCATGCTCCCATTATATACAATGGGAGAAAACACAGTCTGTTGTATTATTTCTTCATTATAAGTAATGAAAGCATGACCTGTGGTATAAACTTAGCCAAAATTAAGAGCATATGAAACAGaaaaatggatataaaacaactgGAAACAAAATGCTCACCGTCCTCATCATATCCTGTAGAGCACTAGCTTTGGCAACATCACCACAAAAATGAGCTCCATGGGATGCAGGAATAGCTTCACCTAACATGTACAGCAGCCTGATTGCAACTTCTACGTCCATAAAAGGGGCACTCTGCCAACTCCTTCCAAAAAGAAAGTTATATAgatgttttagtgacgcacaatTTACCTAGCAGCAAAAAACGAATATTTCCTGCCACTATTACATTTTGCACACTTGATTATTATTTGGTAAAAAATGTACTTAAACATCAGCacctttataaaaaatatatttatagatcCAGACATCATGATTGTGATAATTTTGTATTTCTGTCCCTGGCTTTGGGGGCGTTACAAGAGCCTCTCCCTGttaaagcttcacaggctgttatactgtgcaggagcatttcctcctcccactgtatgaAATTACAGCTAGCAGAGGGAATGGAGAGTGATGAGGGAAGAGGGGGAGAGTGAGAGGTGCTCCTATACACTATAACAAcctctgaagctacagcatggaggggggcTTTAGGAATTAGaattattataaaagttgattttagaaggagacaTAGATactgaatataagaagattagcatagTCATGGTGCAAgtatctatgagtaggtgtccctgacATTTTAGGCTTGATTTTGATCGTAGATTTCTCATATGCCCCCACAGGGTGGCATAAACATAGCCAAGAACGTACACGATATGTCCTCACTACAGAGGGCTTTAAAATTggctctgtggcacctagaaacatctttttttttcctaCGAAAGTGGAGAATCTTCTTTCAAATTAAGCTAAAATTGTATTATTAGGTGTCATGGAACTGGAGATATTCACGTTTAAAGTGAGAAATATATAAAAGTTACTCCCGACAACACTTTTATAGTTTacattttaatctgttttattgctatattttgcaggttgtgacgctCATAAAATTTGTAGCCGAAaatcagatatctagttatttcagttttagtgacattattatttattcatgtgaacatatgagttatctgtgaactctacacatgttcatctattacatttaggagatgtgcaggtaaatattttctgtttggagcacattattTGTCAAAGTCagattttatgtaatttttataaaattttacactttgaatcaCAATTGCATGAATTTATGTCTATAAACTCAtaaatgcaattttaaaaatggggaaagtgttggcttccagaaaatatatggtttgttggggtttaatataccgtatatactcgagtataagccaaccctagTATAAGCCAGTtgaccaattttaccaccaaaatctgggaaaacctattgactcgagtataagccgagcgtaggaaatggattggtcacatcACAGAGTGCGCTGGCCGGCCCGTGCGCATGGAGCCGTCGTGGACCTGGTGCCGAcacgaagaaagaagaggcactGCACACGGAGCTGTCACAGACCTGCCGCCCACACGAAGATAGAAAAGTAGCTGACCGTGccttcggaatggtgagtactcaattttttttatataccagagaataagccaagtggggaatttttaacacaaaaattgtgctgaaaaactcgcccTATACACGGATGAAATTCTTTTTGCtgcaattttgttttatttgttaacgtcaagtttgtaaaaattgctctggccaataaccaaCAAAATTGCCAGAAacgcctggcagtgaaagggtagAGTAGGATTTTGCAAAGGTGCCTAAAAGGTCTCTTTTATGACAATTTTTTGGTAAATCAGTAACACAAACTGTAGCTCTGAACTTACTGTAGTGTGCCATTGAAAACTCTTCGGACAGAAGCCAGCAGTAACTCCGGTGATACTTGAGCAAGACGATCTAGTAAAAGTTTCAACTGCTTTCTGTATTCTACAAACATTGCTTCATCTTCACCCTAGTTTCAAAGAAAAGCATATGTCTGAACAATGCAATTATTTGATTGCCCATTTGAGTTTGACAAAAAAGATCAAATGTAAGGGCCAAGTATAATACAGTGCTACAACTTTCTAGTCATATTTTATGCATATGTTGGTTTGTGGAGTCACACAGTTACACATTTTAGAGAGATTACTTCAGACATATCTTTAAGCTGGAAATGAAACCGTTACGTAGATCAGTAAGTCTCTCTTCAACAGCCAAGACAATGCAAGTATGGGTACATTGAGACTCCAAAGCTGAAGCAGCTTGTACTCTTCAGTAAAagaatggaattttttttaagggcATGGTTTCTCCATTCCCTTCCAGCATTTAATCTGTTGCATGGCCACAGAATAATTCAGTCACCGCCTACAGCAGCCTGAAGATCATGGTTTTTcctgaaattattattttttagccAAAAATGACACACAATCAAATTTACACTTTAAATATAGGAACATTATCTATAAAGGGAGTTCATCTCTACAAATGTACAATAAGTCATCCTTATACATTTTTAAGATTTGTTAATAGCTTGCCTCATTCTCAAAGTTATACTCTTCATCATAAGTTAGTTTCTTCATAACCGCCAACATTACAGCCtgcaaaaggcaaaaaaaaaacaaaccacatTTATAATTACACATTATGACATGCTCACAAATATACCCTGACACTTATCTGTAATAATATACATTCATTTTCTTTGaatccaacacacacacacatccactcTAGTACTTCCTGTTTCAGGGCCAAAAACCTGAAGTACCGGAGTATCACAGGAACCAGGAGACTGAGTAgggaaagttttttttccccttacttCAATCCTGTCACCTTGGGGGTTTTCCATAttggtgggaaacccctttaactaaaagtATCAATTTAATCGGAGAAGTACTTACCTCAACATTGGCCTTCTGCTGATCAGAAAGTAATACCAactacaattgaaaaaaaaaattcttagagCATATTAAAATTATAACATAAGGAAATAGGTTTCTTAAAACAGAAGAGTCCATCATTTACCTGTTTCAAGATGTGCAAATATTCATAACAAAATCCAATGATATTGGAAGAGATGTCATCATCTTCGTGGATTAGCAACTGCAACATCAGAGGCACTTTGGATTCGATAGACTGCAGAGTGTCTTGGGCACTCTTCATGTCTCCAGATTTCACCAACTTGGTCCAGCTAATAATCAGAGATTGGCCCATTCCATTTACAAGTTTAGAGAATCTGGCCAGAAAATCCACATCTTCCTCCTAGTGGAAAATAATGTGCCTGTTACTTACAAAAGCCAATACATGAGCCTCACTAGACTACACTATAAATATCTGAAGAAACAGGATATTGAAGTCACAAACCTGATTAATGCTGAAGAATCCAGCAGACTGTAACACTTGACACAAAGATTCCACCAATTTGGTTTTATCAACTGGATCCATTCCCTTATTTACAATTTCATACAAGCAGTCACATGCCTCCTCCCGCAGAACTTCCACCGACATGTGACCTAGCAGCATATTAATGAATCTGAAAGGTCAGCATAGGAAGGATATAAGGTACATTTCGAATAAAGTCAAGGTATTACCAAGGAGAGGAGaccgtttaaagaaaatctaccaagcATGACAAACCAAGGGAATAttactagatccaggcactgtgactggtataatcttctaatatttgttgtccatggcctccttccttctataactagagcccatcagtgctgcagatttacaggctgtcacATTGatcagaacatgtctcccccccccccacccccatgttTGGAAAAacccccagagtccttcaggTTTATTAGCATTATTATAAAAATTAATGTTAGTATCATGCAGCACATGCCTTGTTTATTTACTTTGCAAATATATAAAGAATAATGTGCATTAAAGTTGACCTAATTTATTTTCCACTGAAATAGTTCTAATAAGTCTTAAAAACCTGACATACAACATTATCAATTACAACGATAAATATATATCATACCTATCATTAGCAATCAATGTTAGATCTATCCAAGAAACATAGGCTCCAATCACTTCAAGGCACTGGCATGTCAGCTCAGAGTTAGTGTGCTGAGAGGTCTGTAGAATTTGGTACCAGGATTCTACCAAGTTTGGGATACACTGTTCACGCATTGTGTCCTTCAGTAATGTGTTTCTGCGTGCTTCCTGTAAGCcaaattataaattattataacAAAAAACCTCCCAGGCCACAACATAAGGTTTTGTGGATGATGTGCCTTAGATTTTGAATAAATGGTTTTCTTATTTGCTATGTCCTCAATGGGAAGAAATCCTCATTTTTACCCATACCTGCCAATTTGGTGCACCATGGGCAAGGCTGCAAGTTAATTGAAGATAAAGTGAGAGGTGGCAGGCAGTAAAAGTGGGCAAGAGAGGTTGCATCTGATCTAATGGTTTTGATTTCCAGCAAAATGCTAATTTGCATGTAAAAATAGATTTCTCCTCTCAGGCCagagatatagagatatatatacctgtatatactcttTTTCCTACGAAAGTGGAgaatcttctttcaaatgaatctaaaatagtctttctaggtgtcagggaactggagatattcacatttaaagtgagaaatatataaaaatcacttttacagtttacattttaatctgttttattgctatattttgcaggttgtgatgctcttaaaatttgtagccaaAAATCAGAatctagttatttcagttttagtgacattattatttattcatgtgtACATATGAGTTatctgtgaactctacacatgttcatctattacatttaggagatgtgcaggtaaatattttctgtttggagcacattatttgtcagattttatgtattttttatcaaattttatACTTTGAATTACAATTGCATGAATTTATGTCTataatgcaattttaaaaatggggAAAGTGTTTGCttccagaaaatatatggttggggtttagtatactgtatatactggagtataagccgacccaagtataatccgaggcccctaattttaccacaaaaacctggtaaaacctatttatttttaactagagtataagccgagtttgggttttcagcacattttttgagcatatatggtatgtataatTATGACGCAGGGAAATTCAGCAACAAGGATATGTATtaagtttgtgtgtgtgtgaccagGGTAACTTTTAAATCAGCTCTATCCGCTTTCACAAAATTACATCTCTTCTAGACCATGTTCCTTACCTCTGGGGTGTGAATTATGTCCCGATCAACTACCTCTGCATCGATAGCCATTAGAATTCTTAGGTACAAGTCGACACCTCGGGTGTTGAGACCCACAACAGACAAAATATCAAAGAAGAACTTAGGCCATTTTGTGAGATACTCAGTAACAAATACGAGAGCAAATACTT
Proteins encoded:
- the XPOT gene encoding exportin-T, which codes for MDEQALLGLNPNANADFRERALAYFEQLKVSPDAWQVCAEALAQRIYSDDHVKFFCFQVLEHQIKFKYAELTALQQQLIRETLIAWLQAQMLNAQPEKTFIRNKAAQVFALVFVTEYLTKWPKFFFDILSVVGLNTRGVDLYLRILMAIDAEVVDRDIIHTPEEARRNTLLKDTMREQCIPNLVESWYQILQTSQHTNSELTCQCLEVIGAYVSWIDLTLIANDRFINMLLGHMSVEVLREEACDCLYEIVNKGMDPVDKTKLVESLCQVLQSAGFFSINQEEDVDFLARFSKLVNGMGQSLIISWTKLVKSGDMKSAQDTLQSIESKVPLMLQLLIHEDDDISSNIIGFCYEYLHILKQLVLLSDQQKANVEAVMLAVMKKLTYDEEYNFENEGEDEAMFVEYRKQLKLLLDRLAQVSPELLLASVRRVFNGTLQSWQSAPFMDVEVAIRLLYMLGEAIPASHGAHFCGDVAKASALQDMMRTLVTSGVSAYNHTSVTLEFFETVVRYEKFFTVEPMHIPNVLMAFLDHRGLRHSSPKVRSRTAYLFSRFVKSLHKHMNAFVEDILSRIQDLLELSPPENGYQMLLSSDDQLFIYETAGVLIVNSDYPAERKSILMRNLLNPLMEKFKILLEKLVVEQDEERQAILADCLNHAVGFASRTSKAFSNKQTVKQCGCSGVYLDCLQSFLPALSCPVQKEILRGGVRTFLHRMIICLEEEVLPFIPTASEHMLKDCEAKDLQEFIPLINQITAKFKAQVSPFLQQVFMPLLHAIFEVLVRPSEENDQSAALDKQMLRRSYFAFLQTVTGSGMNEVIANQGAENVERVLFTVIQGAVEYPDPIAQKTCFIILSKLVELWGGKDGLVGFADFVYKHIVPACFLAPLKPTFDLADAQTILALSECAVTMKTIYLKRGPECIQYLQQEYLPSLQVAPEIIQEFCQALQQPDAKVFKNYLKIFFQRAKP